A window of the Acidithiobacillus thiooxidans ATCC 19377 genome harbors these coding sequences:
- the hisF gene encoding imidazole glycerol phosphate synthase subunit HisF, translating to MLSRRIIPCLDIDHGRVVKGVQFVALRDAGDPVEVAKRYNDEGADELTFLDISASYEQRGTLAEVVSAVAAQVFIPLTVGGGVRSVDDIRTLLLAGADKVSINSAAVKEPELVRAAARRFGNSCIVVAIDAKRVDDHWEVFTHGGRHSTGLNAITWAQQMADYGAGEILLTSMDRDGTGVGFDLELTRAVSDAVPVPVIASGGVGAIEHFAEGVVQGHADAVLAASVFHFGQFRIAEVKAEMVKAGIPVRESI from the coding sequence ATGCTTTCCAGGCGCATCATTCCCTGTCTGGATATTGACCATGGCCGCGTCGTCAAAGGTGTCCAGTTCGTCGCCCTGCGCGATGCCGGTGACCCGGTAGAAGTGGCCAAACGCTACAATGATGAAGGCGCTGACGAGCTGACTTTTCTCGATATTTCGGCCAGTTATGAACAAAGGGGCACCCTGGCAGAGGTAGTTTCGGCAGTTGCTGCCCAGGTATTCATCCCTCTGACCGTCGGTGGCGGGGTGCGCAGCGTCGACGACATCCGCACCCTGCTGCTGGCAGGTGCGGACAAAGTCAGCATCAATAGTGCGGCCGTCAAGGAACCGGAACTGGTGCGTGCGGCGGCCCGGCGTTTTGGCAACTCCTGCATCGTGGTCGCTATTGATGCCAAACGCGTCGATGACCACTGGGAGGTATTCACCCACGGAGGCCGTCATTCCACCGGTCTCAACGCCATCACCTGGGCGCAGCAGATGGCGGACTATGGCGCCGGAGAAATCCTGCTGACCAGTATGGATCGGGATGGAACCGGTGTGGGATTTGATCTGGAGCTGACCCGCGCTGTCAGTGATGCGGTTCCGGTTCCGGTTATCGCTTCGGGTGGCGTCGGTGCCATTGAACATTTTGCCGAAGGCGTTGTGCAAGGTCATGCCGACGCCGTGCTGGCCGCCAGTGTTTTTCATTTCGGACAGTTTCGCATTGCCGAAGTCAAAGCCGAAATGGTCAAAGCCGGTATTCCCGTGCGGGAAAGCATCTGA
- the tatB gene encoding Sec-independent protein translocase protein TatB produces the protein MFDFSFGELALLGIIVLLVVGPEKMPEMARTAGKWYGVMRRTMNGLRSEVEQQLLLDDLRKEADKLRDYASEEILPGDITASASLRETRANELASEASPPQESGPRQTELDIDVVPPAIHSDDLPGPEDRLH, from the coding sequence ATGTTTGATTTCAGTTTTGGCGAACTGGCACTTCTGGGCATTATTGTTCTGCTGGTGGTCGGCCCGGAAAAAATGCCTGAAATGGCTCGAACTGCAGGCAAGTGGTACGGTGTCATGCGCCGTACCATGAATGGTCTGCGTTCTGAAGTAGAGCAGCAGCTTTTGCTGGACGATTTGCGCAAGGAAGCAGACAAGTTAAGGGATTATGCCAGTGAGGAAATTTTACCGGGTGACATAACCGCTTCTGCGTCGCTTCGGGAAACCCGCGCCAACGAACTTGCCTCCGAAGCATCCCCTCCACAAGAAAGCGGGCCAAGACAAACGGAACTCGACATTGATGTCGTACCACCAGCCATACATTCTGATGACCTGCCTGGACCAGAAGATCGCCTGCATTGA
- the hisA gene encoding 1-(5-phosphoribosyl)-5-[(5-phosphoribosylamino)methylideneamino]imidazole-4-carboxamide isomerase — translation MLLIPAIDLKGGSCVRLRQGRMEDHTIFSDDPVATAQRWVDGGAKRLHIVDLDGAVQGEPVNAKAIAAICEHFPDLEIQVGGGIRSEEQIETYIQAGVRYVIIGTQAVKAPGFVRDAAVSFPGHIMVGIDARDGKVATEGWSKLSRHDPVDLAQHFAADGIEAIIYTDISRDGMLSGPNIPATVALAQAVPVPVIASGGIADLDQVLALKAHEDDGVMGAITGRAIYEGTLDFASARAQAEA, via the coding sequence ATGCTGTTGATTCCGGCCATCGACCTTAAAGGCGGCAGTTGTGTGCGCTTGCGCCAGGGACGCATGGAAGACCATACCATTTTTTCTGATGATCCTGTTGCCACGGCCCAGCGCTGGGTAGATGGTGGCGCAAAACGTCTGCATATTGTTGATCTGGATGGAGCCGTACAGGGTGAGCCGGTCAATGCCAAAGCCATCGCGGCCATTTGTGAACACTTTCCAGACCTGGAAATTCAGGTTGGCGGTGGCATCCGCAGCGAGGAACAAATTGAAACCTACATCCAGGCGGGGGTGCGCTATGTCATTATCGGCACCCAGGCAGTCAAGGCACCGGGCTTCGTCCGCGATGCAGCCGTCAGCTTTCCCGGCCACATCATGGTCGGCATTGACGCCCGGGATGGCAAGGTAGCCACCGAAGGCTGGTCCAAGCTGTCCCGCCACGATCCCGTGGATCTTGCCCAACATTTTGCTGCCGATGGCATCGAAGCCATTATCTACACTGATATCAGCCGCGACGGCATGTTGAGTGGACCCAATATACCCGCCACGGTAGCACTGGCGCAGGCCGTCCCGGTTCCGGTCATCGCCTCGGGAGGCATTGCCGACCTCGACCAGGTGCTGGCGCTCAAAGCCCACGAAGACGATGGGGTAATGGGTGCCATCACCGGCCGGGCGATTTATGAAGGGACACTGGACTTTGCCAGTGCCCGCGCCCAGGCCGAGGCTTAG
- the tatA gene encoding Sec-independent protein translocase subunit TatA: MGAFSIWHLIIILLIVVALFGTAKLRNVGSDLGSAIKSFRSAVKEEEEEKKDASIGHTIDASVQPSKEHETVNR, from the coding sequence ATGGGCGCTTTTAGTATCTGGCATTTGATTATTATTTTATTGATTGTTGTAGCCCTGTTCGGCACCGCAAAATTGCGGAATGTTGGCTCGGATCTAGGCTCTGCAATCAAAAGCTTCCGTTCTGCCGTCAAGGAAGAGGAAGAAGAGAAAAAGGATGCGAGCATTGGTCATACCATCGATGCCAGCGTTCAGCCCAGTAAAGAGCACGAAACCGTTAATCGTTGA
- the hisIE gene encoding bifunctional phosphoribosyl-AMP cyclohydrolase/phosphoribosyl-ATP diphosphatase HisIE translates to MGDNQYNALLAAVRWNADGLVPAIAQDARSGRVLMLAWMNAEALTATLRDEMGTYWSRSRQALWRKGESSGHFQHLVDLRLDCDGDTLLMRVIQEGPACHTGEATCFFQGAPGAEGWQHQAPPPGSILDSLQSTLHQRRQADPGQSYVAQLLHGGQDRILKKVGEEATEFVLACKNHEKKPIIAEAADLLFHLMVALEEQDLHVDDVLAELAKREGISGLDEKAARRPLA, encoded by the coding sequence ATGGGTGATAACCAGTACAACGCTCTCCTGGCAGCCGTACGCTGGAATGCCGATGGTCTGGTTCCGGCCATTGCCCAGGATGCCCGCAGCGGTAGGGTCCTGATGCTCGCCTGGATGAATGCCGAAGCCTTAACAGCGACTTTGCGGGACGAGATGGGCACCTACTGGTCACGTTCCCGGCAAGCCCTCTGGCGCAAGGGAGAAAGCTCCGGCCATTTTCAGCATCTGGTCGATCTGCGCCTGGATTGTGACGGCGATACACTGCTGATGCGGGTTATCCAGGAAGGGCCGGCCTGCCATACCGGCGAGGCCACCTGCTTTTTTCAGGGAGCGCCCGGTGCCGAAGGTTGGCAGCACCAGGCTCCGCCCCCAGGCAGCATTCTCGACAGCCTGCAGAGCACCTTACATCAACGTCGACAGGCTGATCCCGGCCAGTCCTACGTCGCGCAACTGCTCCATGGCGGCCAGGACCGGATCCTGAAAAAAGTGGGCGAAGAAGCCACAGAATTTGTGTTGGCCTGCAAAAATCATGAGAAAAAACCGATTATTGCCGAGGCTGCTGACCTGCTGTTTCACCTGATGGTGGCTCTGGAGGAACAGGATTTGCATGTAGATGATGTCCTCGCTGAACTGGCGAAACGCGAAGGAATTTCCGGCCTGGATGAAAAAGCTGCAAGGCGTCCGCTGGCTTGA
- the hisH gene encoding imidazole glycerol phosphate synthase subunit HisH produces the protein MNGNRVGIIDYGMGNLYSVAKAVEYLGGKAVVSDQVSELATTDRIIFPGVGAFGDCMAALEARELSDFVRVAAQTRPFLGICLGMQMLMDSSEEHGEHAGLGLLPGRVIPFPEEALHSADGRRLKIPHMGWNELHQLVDHPLFAGVPQNAQFYFVHSYYVEPSAPEILAAFSDYAFPFCAAVAADNLFAMQCHPEKSGSAGLRLLGNFLAWDGDCGSQCAI, from the coding sequence ATGAACGGTAACAGGGTGGGCATTATTGATTACGGGATGGGGAACCTCTATTCCGTAGCCAAGGCCGTGGAGTACCTGGGCGGTAAAGCCGTTGTCAGTGATCAGGTGAGTGAACTGGCCACTACGGATCGCATTATTTTCCCCGGTGTTGGTGCCTTCGGGGATTGTATGGCGGCATTGGAAGCGCGCGAACTCAGCGATTTTGTCCGCGTAGCTGCCCAGACCCGCCCCTTTCTGGGCATCTGTCTGGGCATGCAGATGCTGATGGACAGCAGTGAAGAACATGGCGAACATGCGGGTCTTGGCCTCCTGCCGGGCCGCGTCATCCCCTTTCCCGAAGAAGCCCTGCACAGCGCCGATGGTCGTCGCCTGAAAATCCCGCACATGGGCTGGAATGAGTTGCATCAACTGGTGGATCACCCGCTGTTCGCCGGTGTTCCGCAAAATGCCCAATTTTATTTTGTGCATTCGTATTACGTGGAGCCTTCTGCACCGGAAATCCTCGCGGCTTTCAGCGATTATGCTTTTCCCTTCTGTGCAGCTGTCGCAGCGGACAACCTTTTTGCCATGCAATGTCACCCGGAAAAAAGTGGCAGCGCCGGCCTGCGCCTGCTCGGCAATTTTCTTGCCTGGGATGGAGACTGCGGCTCCCAATGTGCCATCTGA